The following proteins come from a genomic window of Gottfriedia acidiceleris:
- a CDS encoding cytochrome P450: MLKDPRFIKEATKVTPPEQIPESVMPAIAINRKMMLFRDAPDHTRLRNLVNKAFSPRMVENLRTSVNEIADYLIANMKGKFTHELIRDFSYLLPVFVITDLLGVPKEDRDLFRDWSDAFIKFIDFNTTMEDLEIVSKDLLDASNYFRNLISKRRIEPKEDLISNLIFAEESGDKLSEDEMIASCLLLLIAGHETTVNLITNGYYLLLKHPEQFELLKNDLTLIPSAIEEVLRYESPVIFTSRWAREDFEFAGNSIKKGDYFMVSLGGANYDPTVTINPETFDITRKNIKHLSFSSGPHFCLGAPLARLEGQIALEKLIRHLVNPVLIEEPTRRKNVAFRGFKSLKIQASIQ; this comes from the coding sequence ATGCTAAAAGACCCCCGTTTTATAAAAGAAGCAACCAAAGTCACTCCACCTGAACAAATACCTGAAAGTGTTATGCCTGCAATTGCGATAAATCGAAAAATGATGTTATTTCGAGATGCTCCTGATCATACAAGACTGAGAAATCTCGTGAACAAAGCATTTTCTCCAAGAATGGTTGAAAATTTACGAACATCGGTAAATGAAATTGCTGATTATTTAATTGCAAATATGAAAGGAAAATTTACCCACGAACTAATACGTGATTTTTCATATTTACTACCTGTATTTGTCATAACTGACCTATTGGGTGTTCCTAAAGAAGATCGGGATTTGTTCCGCGATTGGTCCGATGCATTTATTAAATTTATTGATTTTAATACGACTATGGAGGATTTAGAAATAGTTTCAAAAGATCTTCTTGATGCTTCAAATTATTTCAGAAATCTTATATCTAAAAGAAGAATTGAACCTAAAGAGGACTTAATTAGTAATTTAATTTTTGCAGAGGAATCTGGTGATAAATTAAGTGAAGACGAAATGATCGCAAGTTGTCTTCTTTTATTAATAGCCGGTCATGAAACTACTGTTAATTTAATCACGAATGGTTATTATTTATTATTAAAACATCCTGAGCAATTTGAGCTATTAAAAAATGATTTAACGTTAATCCCTTCAGCTATTGAAGAAGTATTAAGATACGAATCACCTGTTATTTTTACATCAAGGTGGGCTAGAGAAGACTTTGAGTTCGCTGGAAATTCGATTAAAAAGGGCGATTACTTTATGGTTTCATTAGGTGGAGCTAATTACGATCCAACAGTCACAATTAATCCTGAAACATTTGATATCACCCGGAAAAATATAAAACATTTATCATTTTCATCCGGCCCACATTTCTGCTTAGGTGCCCCTCTTGCTAGATTAGAAGGACAAATTGCACTTGAAAAACTGATTAGACATTTAGTGAATCCAGTTCTAATTGAGGAGCCAACTCGCCGTAAAAATGTTGCATTTCGAGGGTTTAAAAGCTTAAAGATTCAGGCAAGTATTCAGTAA
- a CDS encoding PLP-dependent aminotransferase family protein gives MKWKPNRDSHLTVQEQIVDWIKSRIERGDWSVGTKIPTQRQLATQFNVNRSTVQLALDELRADGLIESKMGSGVYVANNSWNVLLSKYQPNWQRHIESSIHKPNYHTIQLINEYEQMDHIIRLGTGELSPELLPTKQIEDSLRKISLDSKAIGYSSPQGSEKLRGILCNYLKKRGIESAPENILIVSGALQALQLIAVGLLEEGSILFQEQFSYLNSVHPFQSNGMRMISVSREYHLKDNLRAHKGKKQSLFYCVPTLNNPTGYNWSLEEKQNLFNTCKELQIPIIEDDVYHELLFESSTPAIKSFDTSGLVLYIGSVSKTLSPGLRIGWVVAPSPVIERLADIKMQTDYGSSAFSQEIVSHWISNGLYEKHLINLREQLQRRANYVEEILEKEFKKIASWKKSEGGFYIWLRFHNPIVNKTLFLKLLKENILINPGYIYEPRDLHHIRLSYAYASLEDLKKGLNILLQISQM, from the coding sequence ATGAAATGGAAACCAAATCGTGATTCTCATTTGACTGTGCAAGAGCAAATTGTAGATTGGATAAAATCTCGTATTGAACGAGGTGATTGGTCTGTTGGCACAAAGATTCCAACACAGCGTCAACTAGCAACGCAATTTAATGTGAATCGTAGTACCGTACAACTTGCACTTGATGAATTAAGGGCAGATGGTTTGATCGAATCCAAAATGGGTTCAGGGGTTTATGTGGCTAACAATTCTTGGAACGTACTTTTGAGCAAATATCAACCAAATTGGCAGAGACATATTGAATCAAGTATTCATAAACCAAACTACCATACGATTCAACTCATAAATGAATACGAGCAAATGGATCATATCATACGACTTGGAACAGGTGAATTATCACCTGAATTACTACCAACTAAACAAATAGAAGATTCGTTAAGAAAGATCTCACTTGATTCCAAAGCAATTGGCTATTCATCTCCGCAAGGAAGTGAAAAGCTCCGAGGAATTTTATGTAATTATTTAAAAAAACGTGGTATTGAATCAGCACCAGAGAATATTTTAATTGTTTCGGGTGCACTTCAAGCACTTCAATTAATTGCAGTTGGATTATTGGAAGAGGGATCCATTTTATTTCAAGAACAATTTTCGTATTTAAATTCAGTACATCCCTTTCAATCAAATGGTATGCGAATGATTTCAGTATCAAGGGAATATCACTTAAAAGATAATTTACGGGCACATAAAGGGAAGAAGCAATCTTTATTCTACTGTGTGCCAACACTAAACAATCCAACGGGCTATAATTGGTCGTTGGAAGAGAAGCAAAATCTATTTAATACATGCAAAGAGCTACAAATTCCGATTATTGAAGATGATGTCTATCACGAATTGCTTTTTGAATCATCAACACCTGCTATAAAATCGTTTGATACTTCAGGACTAGTTCTTTATATAGGAAGTGTATCCAAAACACTAAGTCCAGGATTAAGAATTGGTTGGGTTGTTGCACCTTCACCTGTAATTGAACGATTAGCTGATATTAAAATGCAAACAGATTATGGTTCAAGTGCCTTTTCGCAAGAAATCGTCTCACATTGGATCTCAAACGGTCTATACGAAAAGCATCTTATAAACCTTCGTGAACAATTGCAAAGAAGAGCTAATTATGTAGAAGAAATTTTAGAAAAGGAATTTAAAAAAATAGCTTCATGGAAAAAGTCGGAAGGTGGTTTCTACATATGGCTCAGATTTCATAATCCGATTGTAAATAAGACTTTATTTTTAAAATTACTTAAAGAAAATATATTGATCAATCCAGGTTATATTTATGAACCAAGAGATTTACACCATATTCGTCTTTCTTATGCCTACGCTTCGTTAGAAGATTTAAAAAAAGGATTAAATATTTTACTACAAATAAGCCAAATGTGA
- a CDS encoding LysE/ArgO family amino acid transporter, with protein sequence MEAIIHGLVLAFGLILPLGVQNVFVFSQGATQPKLIRALPATFTAAVCDTFLILLAVFGLSTIVLQFEWLKISLMIAGILFLVYMGYVIWKSKPVANESKNSALPSRQQIIFALSVSLLNPHAILDTVGVIGTSALKYVGKEQVFFTIACITVSWIWFFGLTVAGSVMKKVDSTGGLMNLFNKFSALFIWGTAIYLLIGLT encoded by the coding sequence ATGGAAGCCATTATTCATGGTCTAGTCTTAGCATTCGGACTTATTTTACCTTTAGGGGTACAGAATGTATTTGTATTTTCACAAGGTGCCACACAACCAAAACTAATTCGGGCGCTTCCAGCGACTTTTACTGCTGCTGTATGCGATACTTTTTTAATTCTTTTAGCTGTTTTTGGACTTTCCACGATCGTTCTACAATTTGAATGGCTAAAAATTAGCTTGATGATTGCTGGCATTTTGTTTTTAGTATACATGGGGTATGTTATTTGGAAATCTAAACCTGTAGCAAATGAATCGAAGAACAGTGCATTACCTAGCCGACAGCAAATCATTTTTGCTTTATCAGTTTCCTTATTAAACCCCCATGCAATCTTAGATACAGTAGGTGTAATTGGAACAAGTGCATTAAAATATGTCGGTAAGGAGCAAGTTTTCTTTACGATCGCATGTATTACAGTATCTTGGATTTGGTTTTTTGGATTAACGGTCGCAGGCTCAGTCATGAAGAAGGTAGATAGTACAGGAGGTTTAATGAATTTATTCAACAAATTCTCCGCCTTGTTTATTTGGGGAACGGCTATTTATCTTTTAATTGGATTAACTTAA